The region AAGCACAGGGTTAATATCTCAGTTCGTTACAACCTTCTTTGGTTTTACGAGATAAACGATTAAACTGTCGCTGTATTTCAtgattatattattttttagtaGCAGGACGGTACAAAGTCTGCTGACACAAATGAACTAGTAGCCTACATTGTATTATTACCGATGCCCCCGAAGGTCCATAGGTCCATACGGGTTGTGTTCAAGATATTGATATTCTTGTGAACAAGATAGTAATCCCATCGCTTCTTCCGGTCACAGCCGGAAGTTGTCTCTCTTGTTTACATTCTTTGACGAATCTAGCAGGTCTTCTATCATGCCTGGGAACAGTTGATTAATTTTTGCGATTGACAGTAcagcttgtattttttttttcatctgttgtcttCCGGGCCATGGCTTCAACTCAAAGCGGGGGCTGTCTCTGGGTAACGTTACTTCTACTCTTGGTTCTCCGGTGTCCCGGGTTGATGGTCGCCGCGGAGCAGGTCGCTGTGGTGGAGGTTTTCCTGGATCAGCGGCCCGGTGTCAGCGCTCTGCTCGAGGGAGAGGTGGTGGAGTCTAGCGGGGGAAGCAAGACCACTGAGCTCCAGGACGACGACCAAGAGGAGCTGGAGGGAGAGCTGGTCCTTGTGAGTGTGTCACATTGAGGCTAATATTAGATGAATACTGGGCGAGGGATTTTCTGTACCCTCTGATAATctaacaaaatgtgaaaacagggAGATTTGAGACCACGCAAGATGGATGTAAATGTTGTCATAAAACAGCTTCAGCCTGATTTAGCTATTTAGCCTGATTTCTGTCGTCAGTTTAAGGATGAGGAGACTCAGgtgagaggaggaaaacaaaaggatGACACCAAAGAGCATGAGCCATGGATCGGGCTGGTGCCTGTGGAGATGGATGACAACAAAGCCTCCACAGGAAACCAAGAGTCCTTTGCTGATGCCATGGTTAATAAAGTAAGTCATTCAATGGTACTACATATCTGTATTTGAATTTAGTTGTTACTGGCACCTATACCTATTTGCCCTAACCTATATGTGGGTTATCTCTGCCCAAGATGAAGAGAGCATTGGTCCTTGGTGCGTCTGCACTCATCATACTGGCGCTCAACCAAAACACTGTCAGTGAGGTAAATCTGgacaccttttctttttcttctcaatTTTCTATCATGATGTTCTGAAACCGAATAAGTCAGCACAGGCTCTTGAGTGATTCTTTCTTCTGTAGATGGATCTGTCTCAGGTGATTTCTAAGCCCATCATTGTGATCCAGACTTCTGAAAATGTCACAAAGCTGATTGGAGCTCTGCTCAGGTAAAgaacaccttttcttttttttttcttttttttaacagaaactaCCAAAATGGAAACAGGCTCTTTCAAAAGCACATTTCCACTCATATcaccaaaaaataataatttgactttacattttaaattagagAAGTTAATGAATCATGCCACATGCTTCCACACTTTAACGCTATTGTTCAAAGTTATTTGGGGATTATTCTAGGCCAGTATAATCTACATGACTCCACCTGATCTACACTCACATATCAACTAGTTGTTtcactctctgtgtctttagttTGTGTCTATACTTTGTTCAAACACCGACTATGATTTATCTTATTCTTATCTACTTAATGTCTGATCTGATATTTCCTGCTTGAAATGAGAAAATCATGAATTTTATGTTGTTGGTCGTGTAGTTTCTTAACCAATTTAGAACAGCTTTGATCAGTGATGACAAAATAGATtggtttattttgttaaaatggAAGTTATAGTTTTAGAAATAGCTTTACGAGTATTGTTCTAATAACACTGCTGTGTGGAACACTGCTAAGCGATTCACAGCCATAACTCAAAGTCTAGAATCTTCCTATTAAGcattttgttattattgtttataCCGTGGATCTACTGTCAGTAATTCATCAGtgtgaaaaacagcaaaaacacagacatcctGAAATCCTCGTTGTATTTTATGTCATATTATATTTGTACTACCAGTACTTTTATCTACAAAGTCTACAGCCTCTATTTGGTTGTAATGTGTGAGGACCTTCAGTTACAAAAGTTTTCTCTCTCTACAGGGGTCTTCAAGCGACAGCAAAAATCACCTACAGGACAATCTTACAGGACAACCTGGTGAGCACCTCAGTCTATCagctgtcagtgtgtttcatgaGTTATTAGCCCCCTCTAGTGGTGAGTGAACCGATGACAGGCTGAGCTGACCGCGAATGCTGCTGTGTGTTCGGGCAGGGAGCCACGCTCACGCTGTGGTCCAGCTGCGGGCGGTCGAGAGGAGGTCGCTACGGGGAGTGGCAGGGGGTCATATGCACGGGGGAGACCAACTCCCAGGTCCAGGTGGggaagcagaacaaacacaccaacaccacTGTTAATCATGTAGGACAATGCAGTTCTTACAGTCTTTGGATGAAATATATTATTGTGCCTGTAGTTGTCTTATGGATTCATTCAGTATTTATTGCAGCAAAACTTGAGTCGGTGGTAGTTTAGGTGAGAAAGTACAAGTTTTATAAATGGAAAAGATTTGGAAAAAGTGAGCTGACTAAACTTTACTAAAAAACGACTCCTCATTTCATCCATTCTCTCACGATTTCCCTTTTagatacaaacataaaaaaataactgtcGTTTTTTTATTAGCTGTAAAGTAATTCTTAATTAATATTGTAATACCAAGAAAATAAGgtttatgaaaacaaataacacaaatttAAGTTGCAATAACATTGGTAATATAGAATCAAAATGCTACTACTGAGCTGCGTGTATCACAAAATCTGATGCATAATCAGCAGcttattttcctctctctctccgttaacaaaaagttgtgtttttttgttacagaCTGTGTCACTGACGGTTTTTAAATGAGCCATGATAACACAGAATGTTTCTCTGCTTGTGTGGGTAGAAatacctgcagcagctgtgggacACGGTCCTGCTGGTGGCTCTGATCATCAGCACTGGAGTCATTGTCCAGGCTCGATGGCAGTACCAGGACCAGCAGCTCCACGATGACCTGCAGGTGAACTCTGACTCTACATCAGCCAATTTTTTGGACTTATACGATCATGTACTGCACTTTATATCCCTTTATTTTATGACTTTAGAAAGTGTtgggggacacacacacatgacataCTTTATAAATgttacatattaaaaaaaactctgtccTTGAAGTATTGCACATCGCACATTTAGGTAACACATTCTGTgatgttctgatttttttttttttttttgatcagcTCCTCCCAAAACAGGACGTCCTGAAAAGAATGTCGTCCCTTAAAACGAAAACTTATTGTCAGCCCAAGCGGTGGTGTGACCCGACCCAGCCGGCAGAGACGGACAACTGTGCAGTGTGTCTGGAGCCGTTCAACAACAACCAGGTGAGCCAACAATCCCACAACCCCCCTCCGAGTTTACATCCTGTATTTAATATCTCCCTGTTGAAATCCAAGACGGTGAGGTAGGGGAGTGGAATCAAATAGTccttctggttttgtttttttaatctacatcTTGTTGAATGTTGAGATCATGGAAAAAGTTTTAGAGAAAtacaaactgtaaacaacagatGATTCAGCGGTGATACGATTTAAACTTGTCTCGTGTTGTTTTCTTCACATTAGTGTCTGCGAGTGTTGCCGTGTCTTCATGAGTAccacagagagtgtgtggacccctggctgctgctgcatcacACCTGTCCTCTGTGCAAACGCAGCATCCTCAGTGAGTCTCAGCGTCATGTTCATTTACACTACATTGAGCTTATGTAGATtgttgaataaagaaataacacCAGGCGCAAAGGtagtcagtttaaaaaaaaaaaaaaaaatagatatatcaTCGAAGGAT is a window of Labrus mixtus chromosome 5, fLabMix1.1, whole genome shotgun sequence DNA encoding:
- the rnf215 gene encoding RING finger protein 215; the encoded protein is MASTQSGGCLWVTLLLLLVLRCPGLMVAAEQVAVVEVFLDQRPGVSALLEGEVVESSGGSKTTELQDDDQEELEGELVLFKDEETQVRGGKQKDDTKEHEPWIGLVPVEMDDNKASTGNQESFADAMVNKMKRALVLGASALIILALNQNTVSEMDLSQVISKPIIVIQTSENVTKLIGALLRGLQATAKITYRTILQDNLGATLTLWSSCGRSRGGRYGEWQGVICTGETNSQVQKYLQQLWDTVLLVALIISTGVIVQARWQYQDQQLHDDLQLLPKQDVLKRMSSLKTKTYCQPKRWCDPTQPAETDNCAVCLEPFNNNQCLRVLPCLHEYHRECVDPWLLLHHTCPLCKRSILSSVCKDS